The following is a genomic window from Chania multitudinisentens RB-25.
TTCTTGGTTCGAACGCTGCTGCCATTGTTCGCCATGCCAAAATCTCGGTGATGGTGGTCCGGTAATTCTTCTACCCGCAGTGCTTCAAGTTGCAGAACGGCGTATTTACCGTTTGTAACTTGAAACCCTTCCGTTATCACATCAGGCCCGCCAACGGCGGGCCTGCCGATTACTGACACAGCGCCACAATTTCATTGTACAAATTCTGCGGCAGCGTTACACCGAACCGTTGGCTATGCTGCCTGGCTTGAAAACGCCTTTCTCCTGGGATACGTGCACCTTGCTCCTGCATATTGGCAAACAGGTTTTCCGCTCGGGCGAAATGCGCCTTTTGTTCAGCCCCCAGAAAGCGTTGCGGGTCCATGGCAATGATCAATTCCCCGCCATAAGGAGAAGAACCGGTCTGTTCATCGTAGGCCAGCGACTCTTGGCTGGTCATATCACCAATCAGTGGCCCAGCAATCAGTTCCACCATGGCTGCCAGAGCTGAACCTTTATGCCCACCGAAAGTTAGCATGGCACCCTGCAAGACGCTGGTAGCATCAGTGGAGGGCTGGCCCTGCTGATCGAGCCCCCATCCTTCCGGTAAAGGCTTGCCCGCGCGGCGATGCAGTTCAATTTCACCGCGTGCGGCAGCGCTGGTCGCCATATCAAAAATAAAATGCGGTTGCTGTGGACGCGGCCAACCGAAGGCAATGGGGTTAGTGCCAAACAGCGGTTGAGTTCCCCCTGCTGGCGTTACCCAAGCGTGGCTTGGTGTACAGGCCAAAGCGACCAATCCTTGCTCAATCAGCGGTTCGATATCGGCCCACAGAGCAGAGAAATGCACGCAATGGTTGATAGCGAGTGCCGCAATGCCGCAATGGCGCACTTTTTCGATAAATACGGGCAAGGCCGTTTGGTAAGCCACCAGAGAGAAAGCATTGCCCGCCTCCACATGCAGAATCGCCGGGGCTGTGTCGATCAGCTTTGGTTCAGCATCGGCGGAAACCTTGCCCGCCCACAGTGAACGGACGCAACCTAATACACGATACAAGCCATGGGAGGCACAGCCATCACGTTCCCCGGTAGTGACGTTTTGCGCAACTGCGTGAG
Proteins encoded in this region:
- a CDS encoding Ldh family oxidoreductase; translation: MTQTVTLSLDDAYQLAHRALRSNGFSAAHAHAVAQNVTTGERDGCASHGLYRVLGCVRSLWAGKVSADAEPKLIDTAPAILHVEAGNAFSLVAYQTALPVFIEKVRHCGIAALAINHCVHFSALWADIEPLIEQGLVALACTPSHAWVTPAGGTQPLFGTNPIAFGWPRPQQPHFIFDMATSAAARGEIELHRRAGKPLPEGWGLDQQGQPSTDATSVLQGAMLTFGGHKGSALAAMVELIAGPLIGDMTSQESLAYDEQTGSSPYGGELIIAMDPQRFLGAEQKAHFARAENLFANMQEQGARIPGERRFQARQHSQRFGVTLPQNLYNEIVALCQ